Proteins encoded in a region of the Flavobacterium sp. MDT1-60 genome:
- a CDS encoding tetratricopeptide repeat protein codes for MNEERYILFDQYLQSEMTAVEKTDFEKQLAEDPEFASEFETFKGVQLQLENKFGFEAEREAFKENLTQISEKHFNNSKPKVVLMRPWYYAAAASVIILFGLFFFDYNQNPAFNDYNHPGQAHFTERSTTNVHLLQAEKAFNTRKFKEAVPFFEAALKENKTPEVQYYYGISLLQVSHYQKAEAVFNELKANSPIYKDKSIWNLALIKLKKKDYEGCKQILQTISQDYEDYDEVQELLDALD; via the coding sequence ATGAACGAAGAACGCTACATATTATTTGATCAATATCTTCAAAGCGAAATGACTGCTGTCGAAAAAACTGATTTTGAAAAACAATTAGCCGAAGATCCGGAATTTGCATCAGAATTTGAGACTTTCAAAGGGGTACAACTTCAATTGGAAAACAAATTTGGATTTGAAGCCGAAAGAGAAGCGTTTAAGGAAAATCTGACTCAAATTTCAGAAAAACATTTCAATAACAGTAAACCAAAAGTAGTATTAATGCGTCCGTGGTATTATGCAGCGGCAGCCTCTGTCATTATTTTATTTGGATTGTTCTTTTTTGACTACAATCAAAATCCGGCCTTTAATGATTACAATCACCCCGGACAAGCTCATTTTACAGAAAGAAGCACTACGAATGTGCATTTATTACAAGCCGAAAAAGCTTTTAATACCAGAAAATTTAAGGAAGCCGTTCCGTTTTTTGAAGCAGCTTTAAAAGAAAACAAAACACCGGAAGTTCAGTATTATTATGGTATTTCTTTATTACAAGTTAGTCACTATCAAAAAGCCGAAGCTGTTTTTAACGAATTGAAAGCCAACAGCCCTATTTATAAGGATAAGTCAATTTGGAATCTGGCTTTAATAAAATTAAAGAAAAAAGATTACGAAGGCTGCAAACAAATCCTGCAAACCATTTCTCAGGATTATGAGGATTATGACGAAGTTCAGGAGCTTTTAGATGCATTGGACTAG
- a CDS encoding RNA polymerase sigma factor — protein MGANKIHPDQMYIEGLAANDSAIIQSIYKKFVPKVVFFVMNNSGDKEQAQDIVQEVMILLFNQAKANTLKLTCPFDAYFFLLCKRKWLNELKKTSNKGVTINEDVVSMNESALELIGQTEEFDEKQQLFDTMFQKLGDKCQELLKLSFSIKSMEEVAEKLNVTYGYVRKKKSLCVGQLTQWIQEAKNFNSLKNN, from the coding sequence ATGGGCGCAAATAAAATTCATCCTGACCAAATGTATATTGAGGGACTTGCTGCAAATGATTCGGCAATCATTCAGTCTATATATAAGAAGTTCGTTCCAAAAGTCGTTTTTTTCGTCATGAATAATTCGGGCGATAAAGAACAGGCACAGGATATCGTTCAGGAAGTCATGATTTTGCTTTTTAATCAGGCGAAAGCCAATACATTAAAATTAACGTGTCCGTTTGATGCCTACTTTTTTTTATTATGCAAAAGGAAATGGCTCAATGAGTTAAAAAAAACATCCAATAAAGGGGTAACAATTAATGAAGACGTTGTATCTATGAATGAATCTGCACTTGAATTAATTGGACAAACAGAAGAATTTGACGAAAAACAACAACTTTTTGATACCATGTTTCAGAAATTGGGGGATAAATGTCAGGAACTTTTAAAACTGAGTTTTTCAATTAAGTCGATGGAAGAAGTTGCTGAAAAACTCAACGTTACTTACGGTTATGTCCGTAAAAAGAAATCGTTGTGCGTGGGTCAGTTAACGCAGTGGATTCAGGAAGCTAAAAATTTTAATTCTCTAAAAAACAATTAG